The Rudaeicoccus suwonensis DNA window TCCACGACGACCCGGCATGTGTCGTGGGACGAGCCGGAGAAGCGTGCGGCCGTCGACGCATTCATCGCCACAGCGGCCGGACAGATGGTCGCGGTGCTGCAGGAATCGGTGGCCGAGCGACCGGAATTGCCGGAGGAGTGGGCCGAGGTCACCGATGCCAGTGACTACGGCATCTGGCTCACGCCGGCCCAGGTGAAGGACGTTACCCGGCAGCTGCATGAGGTGCTGTCTCAGGTCTATCGCTCGGCGCCGACCCGGGAGGAGGCCGGCCCGGACACCGCCCAGGTGTTCTTCCAGTTGCATGCGTTCCCCGCTCCGGGCCGCCTGCCGCATCGTGCAGCACGCGAGATGCCGTGAGCAGTCGCAGGCCGTTCATCGCCCTCGCGATCGCGGAGACCTTCTCGATCTCGGGCACGCGACTGTCCCAGATCGCCATACCGTGGCTCGTCCTGACGACGACCGGATCAGCGACATGGACGGGTGTC harbors:
- a CDS encoding ArsR/SmtB family transcription factor produces the protein MPTDERAPRDISKVSPDTTQLKAMAHPVRLKILGMLRMDGPATASGLAARLGLNSGATSYHLRQLADAGLIVDDDARGNGRDRWWRAAHESTTTRHVSWDEPEKRAAVDAFIATAAGQMVAVLQESVAERPELPEEWAEVTDASDYGIWLTPAQVKDVTRQLHEVLSQVYRSAPTREEAGPDTAQVFFQLHAFPAPGRLPHRAAREMP